In Drosophila pseudoobscura strain MV-25-SWS-2005 chromosome 4, UCI_Dpse_MV25, whole genome shotgun sequence, the following proteins share a genomic window:
- the LOC6902570 gene encoding uncharacterized protein, with protein MSILNIISEGSIDSSASVQYGGVQGSGVAQQDDKLDEDLEELYKRIMPIDTDYDPALCRDQFLKNLFEDLGIFDPNEVDNDPLLEVGSVSSAYMLAGKRGLSQPANWTLDSFVRKLKRKETLKALIPQTIPIQIGDKVLQLASKTDQYDALLESMQRSSLFFMFRRTCYNLHILQNASPETGELHVQDLPHNLFSWSLEDFFRRRELKDFVYLDVLVRDHTANTLDWAKYRVDVQETERFYGYFYSEIFNGAGYRKLLDLIWEQKQMLIIDKALQQDLEKSKASLDTTNFKARRYSQAWWQGYKSNMVEELQQSCMEATVTIPIECRYLCAYYETQVELQLMKDNVRTRQLQKELEDVRRSIQQGDDTSQASLNTYYAIIENYRNRYSELSDKYDRDMEHWEDEILQTNFRLSKARDDMKEAIDHVIFMRRRIAEVQALIEAERQEEIDRVANEQVERQKAAAKKANAKQQKKKQQAKARKVRAQKRQSQLSQSGKGT; from the exons ATGTCTATCCTCAACATTATTTCGGAGGGATCGATAGATTCCAGTGCCAGTGTGCAATACGGCGGGGTGCAGGGGTCCGGTGTAGCCCAGCAGGACGACAAGCTCGACGAGGACTTGGAGGAGTTATACAAGAGAATAATGCCTATAGATACCGACTACGATCCGGCGCTATGTCGGGACCAGTTCTTGAAGAACTTGTTTGAGGATCTGGGTATCTTCGATCCCAACGAAGTAGATAATGACCCTCTGCTGGAGGTTGGCTCTGTCTCCAGTGCATATATGTTGGCAGGCAAACGGGGGCTCTCACAACCCGCGAATTGGACCCTAGACAGCTTCGTCCGCAAGCTGAAGCGTAAGGAGACGCTCAAAGCCCTCATACCCCAGACCATCCCGATCCAGATAGGGGACAAGGTCTTACAGCTGGCTTCGAAAACAGATCAATATGATGCACTTCTGGAGTCCATGCAGCGCTCGTCGTTGTTCTTTATGTTCAGGCGCACATGCTACAATCTGCATATACTGCAGAATGCTTCTCCTGAGACAGGGGAGCTCCATGTGCAGGACCTACCCCACAATCTGTTCTCCTGGTCGTTGGAGGATTTCTTTCGACGACGCGAGCTTAAAGACTTTGTTTACTTGGACGTTCTGGTGCGGGACCACACCGCCAACACTTTGGACTGGGCCAAGTACCGGGTGGATGTTCAGGAGACCGAACGGTTTTATGGGTATTTCTACTCTGAGATCTTTAACGGCGCCGGCTACCGCAAACTGCTGGACCTGATCTgggagcagaagcagatgCTTATCATCGACAAGGCTTTGCAGCAGGACCTCGAAAAGTCAAAAGCCTCCCTGGACACCACTAACTTCAAGGCCCGTCGCTATTCGCAGGCCTGGTGGCAGGGCTACAAGAGCAACATGGTCGAGGAGCTCCAGCAAAGCTGCATGGAGGCTACTGTGACGATTCCCATCGAGTGCCGCTACCTCTGTGCCTACTACGAAACCCAGGTGGAGTTGCAGCTGATGAAGGACAACGTGCGCACCCGCCAGCTACAGAAAGAGCTCGAGGACGTCAGGAGGTCCATCCAGCAGGGAGACGACACTTCGCAAGCCTCCCTCAACACCTACTACGCGATCATCGAG AATTACCGTAATCGATATAGCGAGCTTAGCGATAAGTACGATCGGGACATGGAGCACTGGGAAGACGAAATACTGCAAACTAACTTTCGCCTGAGCAAAGCTCGCGACGACATGAAAGAAGCCATTGATCATGTGATCTTTATGCGTCGCCGTATTGCCGAAGTTCAAGCCTTGATCGAGGCAGAGCGCCAGGAGGAGATCGACCGCGTG GCTAACGAGCAAGTAGAGCGCCAGAAGGCTGCGGCCAAAAAGGCAAATGCcaagcagcagaaaaagaaacaacaggCCAAGGCCCGGAAAGTCCGTGCCCAGAAGCGACAGTCACAACTAAGCCAGTCCGGCAAAGGGACTTGA
- the LOC4816695 gene encoding lipase 1, which produces MLWSGTYAMQHASWILGPLWLALQCMRVAGSYLEDNFPASVIEDAHLSTLQLLEKYKYPAEAHQVTTEDKYVLTIHRIPRPGAQPVLLVHGLEDTSSTWILMGPHSGLGYFLYSQGYDVWMGNVRGNRYSRGHLQLNSNTDRAYWTFSWHEIGMYDLPAMIDGVLAKTGFQKLSYFGHSQGTTSFFVMASSRPEYNAKIHLMSALAPVAFIAHVKAPLLGLARVGINILGESFELFPHSDIYLKQCVQSAGMLKTCLRFYWQIIGKNREELNMTMFPVVLGHLPSGCNVKQAMHYMQLQRSDRFCQYDYEAKENQKVYGRTTPPDYRLERVTAPVALYYGSNDYLSAVEDVQRLAKILPNVVENHLYKKWNHMDMLWAISARRSIQPKLLEVMKYWESVGGRKNAEATTSFPVEEEVPQPITEPAPEGENDVGESYDDETEIEGINEKGQEDGKGQDQQQDEAVEPPSEE; this is translated from the exons ATGCTTTGGTCAGGAACGTACGCCATGCAACACGCTAGTTGGATTCTCGGCCCGCTCTGGCTCGCGCTTCAGTGCATGCGGGTGGCCGGGAGCTATCTGGAAGACAACTTTCCGGCCAGCGTGATAGAGGACGCCCATCTGAGCACG ctgcaactctTAGAGAAGTACAAGTATCCGGCAGAGGCCCACCAGGTGACCACCGAGGACAAGTACGTCTTGACCATTCACAGAATTCCACGACCAGGGGCCCAGCCCGTCCTGCTGGTACACGGCCTGGAGGACACCTCTTCCACCTGGATATTGATGGGTCCGCACAGTGGTCTGGGATACTTTCTGTACAGCCAAGGCTACGACGTGTGGATGGGCAATGTGCGAGGCAACCGCTACTCGCGCGGCCACCTGCAGCTGAACTCCAACACGGACCGCGCCTACTGGACCTTCTCCTGGCACGAGATTGGGATGTACGACCTGCCCGCCATGATAGACGGTGTCCTCGCCAAAACGGGCTTTCAGAAACTCAGCTACTTCGGGCACTCCCAGGGCACCACTTCGTTCTTTGTGATGGCGTCTAGTCGCCCCGAGTACAACGCCAAGATCCACCTGATGAGTGCTCTGGCGCCTGTGGCCTTTATAGCGCACGTAAAGGCTCCTCTCTTGGGCTTAGCCAGAGTTGGCATCAACATTCTGGGCGAGTCCTTTGAGCTATTCCCCCATTCGGACATATACCTCAAGCAGTGCGTGCAGTCGGCCGGCATGCTCAAGACCTGCCTTCGTTTCTACTGGCAGATCATCGGAAAGAACCGCGAAGAACTCAACATG ACCATGTTCCCCGTGGTGCTGGGCCATCTCCCAAGTGGCTGCAATGTCAAGCAAGCCATGCACTACATGCAGCTGCAGAGATCTGATCGGTTCTGCCAGTACGACTACGAAGCTAAGGAGAATCAGAAGGTCTATGGGCGCACGACGCCCCCCGACTACCGACTGGAGAGGGTTACTGCACCGGTCGCGCTTTATTATGGCAGCAATGACTATCTTTCCGCTGTGGAGGACGTTCAGCGCCTGGCCAAGATTCTGCCCAATGTGGTGGAGAACCATCTGTACAAGAAGTGGAACCACATGGACATGTTGTGGGCCATTAGTGCCAGGCGCTCGATTCAGCCCAAGCTGCTCGAAGTAATGAAGTACTGGGAGTCAGTTGGTGGCAGGAAGAATGCCGAGGCTACCACTAGTTTTCCGGTGGAGGAAGAGGTTCCACAGCCGATAACAGAACCTGCCCCCGAGGGGGAGAACGATGTAGGAGAGAGCTATGATGATGAAACGGAAATTGAAGGAATAAATGAGAAAGGGCAGGAAGATGGAAAAGGACAGGACCAACAGCAGGACGAAGCTGTTGAGCCACCTTCCGAGGAGTAA